A DNA window from Chryseobacterium sp. MEBOG06 contains the following coding sequences:
- a CDS encoding lysophospholipid acyltransferase family protein: MAKKNIFTDAFGTPYFLKRLIIFILGFVSYRRFNGFNKLKITGTEHLVDLPDSNVLFVSNHQTYFADVAAMYHAFCAVNNGYLNTIKNPIYLLNPKIDFYYVAAEETMNKGILPKIFKIAGAVTVKRTWRAEGKNVNRMVDMSEVDNIMKALDNGWVATFPQGTTSAFAQGRRGTAKLVKNQRPIVIPIKINGFRRAFDKKGLRVKVTGVKPTMEFKAPLDIDYDNEKAPEILLKIMTAIEQTEDFNILHSYDEELKAKKLEQKDSNN, from the coding sequence ATGGCGAAGAAAAATATTTTCACCGATGCATTCGGAACACCTTATTTTTTAAAAAGGTTAATTATTTTTATTTTAGGATTTGTATCCTACAGAAGGTTCAATGGCTTTAACAAACTGAAAATTACCGGCACAGAGCACCTTGTGGATCTTCCGGATTCCAATGTATTGTTTGTGTCTAATCATCAGACGTATTTTGCAGATGTAGCAGCCATGTACCACGCTTTCTGTGCCGTAAACAATGGATATTTAAATACCATTAAAAACCCGATCTACCTGTTGAATCCAAAGATCGATTTTTACTACGTAGCAGCAGAAGAAACCATGAATAAAGGTATTCTTCCTAAAATTTTTAAAATTGCAGGAGCTGTAACCGTAAAAAGAACCTGGAGAGCAGAGGGTAAAAACGTGAACAGAATGGTAGACATGAGTGAAGTTGACAACATCATGAAAGCATTGGACAATGGCTGGGTGGCTACATTCCCCCAGGGAACTACATCCGCTTTTGCACAGGGACGAAGAGGAACGGCCAAATTGGTAAAAAACCAGCGTCCTATTGTTATCCCAATCAAGATCAACGGATTCAGAAGGGCTTTTGATAAAAAGGGACTTAGGGTAAAGGTTACCGGTGTAAAACCTACCATGGAGTTCAAAGCACCCCTGGATATCGATTACGATAATGAAAAAGCACCGGAAATTTTATTGAAAATCATGACAGCCATTGAACAGACTGAAGATTTCAACATATTACACAGTTATGATGAAGAACTTAAAGCTAAAAAATTAGAACAAAAGGACTCAAATAATTAA
- a CDS encoding NUDIX hydrolase, translated as MESFGKDLLRKIKSVALPGEHAHGVFSPPYRPVFTYDEVLAKNPKFAAVNIVLYLKDNEWYFPLIQRTINEHDRHSGQISLPGGKREEMDRDFAETAIRETSEEIGIDKHYMRIIREMSPIYVPPSNFYVYPYISYTKKNPAFILQQSEAVETIEFPITSFLNLSDIPEMMNLPNAGGHEVPVINFNGYIIWGATAMILSEFSQLLKKM; from the coding sequence ATGGAAAGTTTTGGAAAAGATTTATTAAGGAAAATAAAAAGTGTCGCACTTCCCGGCGAACACGCGCATGGAGTATTCTCTCCTCCCTATCGTCCTGTTTTTACTTATGATGAAGTATTGGCAAAGAATCCTAAATTTGCAGCTGTTAACATCGTTTTGTATCTGAAAGACAACGAGTGGTATTTTCCCCTGATTCAAAGAACCATTAATGAACATGACAGACATAGCGGGCAGATTTCATTACCTGGCGGAAAACGTGAGGAAATGGACAGGGATTTTGCAGAAACCGCTATACGTGAAACCTCTGAAGAAATTGGGATAGACAAGCATTATATGAGAATCATAAGAGAAATGTCCCCTATCTATGTTCCGCCAAGCAATTTTTATGTATATCCTTATATTTCATATACAAAAAAAAATCCGGCTTTCATTCTTCAGCAGAGCGAAGCTGTGGAAACCATAGAATTTCCTATCACTTCATTTCTAAATTTATCTGATATCCCTGAAATGATGAATCTTCCCAACGCAGGCGGACATGAAGTTCCTGTCATTAATTTCAATGGATATATTATCTGGGGAGCTACAGCAATGATATTAAGTGAATTCAGCCAGTTGCTGAAAAAAATGTAA
- a CDS encoding GNAT family N-acetyltransferase codes for MSHSIRLADAEDYPRIMEIWESAVQATHYFLAEEDFNYFKEAIPRDYLPNLEVYLITENGDAKGFASVAEGNLEMLFIHNNDRGKGYGKALYKFMKEKTDLSKVDVNEQNPQAIGFYEKMGFKKTGRSEKDGSGKNYPLIHMSL; via the coding sequence ATGTCACATTCAATAAGGCTTGCCGATGCTGAAGATTATCCAAGAATTATGGAAATCTGGGAATCAGCGGTACAGGCTACCCACTACTTTCTTGCGGAAGAAGATTTTAATTATTTCAAAGAAGCCATTCCAAGAGATTATCTTCCGAATCTGGAAGTCTATTTAATTACAGAAAACGGTGATGCTAAAGGTTTTGCCTCTGTAGCAGAAGGAAATCTGGAAATGCTTTTCATTCATAATAACGACCGTGGAAAAGGTTATGGAAAGGCACTTTACAAATTTATGAAAGAGAAAACCGACCTTAGTAAAGTGGATGTGAATGAACAAAATCCGCAGGCAATCGGGTTTTATGAAAAAATGGGGTTCAAAAAAACCGGAAGATCCGAGAAAGATGGTTCCGGAAAAAATTATCCGCTTATTCATATGAGCCTTTAA
- a CDS encoding putative quinol monooxygenase, translating into MKIHLTAVIKAKEEHQKEVLEVLQNMVKETRKEEACELYSLHQGIEDKNQFVFYEIWKSKEGLEQHNQQPYIQAFGALVDEKLQEKPQIYTTHII; encoded by the coding sequence ATGAAAATCCACCTTACAGCAGTAATAAAAGCAAAAGAAGAACATCAGAAAGAAGTTTTGGAAGTTCTTCAGAATATGGTGAAAGAAACCAGAAAAGAAGAAGCGTGTGAGCTCTACAGCCTTCACCAGGGAATTGAGGACAAAAACCAATTTGTATTCTACGAAATCTGGAAAAGTAAAGAAGGATTGGAACAGCATAATCAGCAGCCTTATATTCAGGCTTTCGGAGCTTTGGTAGATGAAAAACTTCAGGAAAAACCTCAGATTTATACCACTCATATCATTTAA
- a CDS encoding NAD(P)H-dependent flavin oxidoreductase: MFWPDTISKKLGIQYPLIQAPMFGVSTTQMVAAAAKAGCLGSLALADLSADQSAELIRETRKLTDQPFAANIFVHHIPEITDAFREKFIKARQFLEQLTKENNIEVSFPDLDDLNVKSYHEQVDAIIEENCKILSFTFGNLDDKSIQKLKENNVTLIGTCTSVKEAVILEKSGIDIICVQGTEAGGHRGTFDPDHIPQIGGLSLLSQVYDHVKVPLIYAGGIYNSKTLLAAKDLGAQGFQLGSLLLASNESALMPFEKDRLKRVEEEEIMLTKSFSGRYARGIKNKYIEAVENTEYILPYPYQNKLTNALRKVSKSLSNPEFVSLWVGQSIHDYSELSTEKILKMLIQEVEV, translated from the coding sequence ATGTTTTGGCCGGATACAATCAGTAAAAAACTAGGGATACAATATCCTTTAATTCAGGCTCCGATGTTTGGAGTAAGTACAACCCAGATGGTTGCAGCAGCGGCAAAAGCAGGTTGTTTGGGATCATTAGCTCTTGCAGATCTCTCTGCAGACCAATCTGCAGAACTGATCAGAGAAACGAGAAAGCTAACTGATCAACCTTTTGCCGCGAACATTTTTGTGCATCATATTCCTGAAATTACAGATGCTTTTAGAGAGAAGTTTATTAAAGCCAGGCAGTTTTTAGAACAACTTACGAAAGAAAATAATATTGAAGTCAGTTTTCCTGATCTCGATGATCTGAATGTAAAAAGTTATCATGAACAGGTAGATGCAATTATTGAAGAAAACTGTAAAATACTAAGTTTTACATTCGGGAATCTGGATGATAAAAGTATTCAGAAGCTAAAGGAAAATAACGTCACTCTTATAGGTACCTGTACTTCGGTAAAAGAGGCTGTGATTTTAGAAAAATCGGGAATTGATATCATTTGTGTACAAGGAACAGAAGCAGGAGGGCACAGAGGTACCTTTGATCCGGATCATATTCCACAAATCGGAGGTCTGTCTTTGTTATCTCAGGTTTATGATCATGTAAAAGTTCCGTTGATTTATGCCGGAGGAATTTATAATTCAAAAACTTTACTTGCCGCTAAAGACTTAGGAGCGCAAGGCTTCCAGCTAGGCAGCCTTTTATTGGCTTCTAATGAAAGTGCGTTAATGCCTTTTGAAAAAGATAGGCTTAAGCGGGTAGAGGAAGAGGAAATAATGCTGACAAAAAGTTTCTCTGGAAGATATGCCAGAGGAATTAAAAATAAATATATAGAAGCTGTTGAAAATACAGAATATATTTTACCTTATCCTTATCAGAACAAATTGACCAATGCACTACGTAAGGTATCAAAGTCTTTGAGTAATCCGGAATTTGTTAGTCTCTGGGTTGGACAGTCGATTCATGATTATAGTGAGCTTTCTACAGAAAAAATACTGAAGATGCTTATACAGGAAGTAGAAGTTTAA
- a CDS encoding GNAT family N-acetyltransferase, translating into MENFTFNIVKPGEKIPYELLLLADETTEAIDQYIFNCDIYLLYDGEHNIAVMALYRNSNSELEIKNIAVIESYRNKGIGRILINKAKRIALEKLYQKLTVGTSDTGFQQIRFYEKNGFLKTGVRKNFFIENYPEPIYENGLQMCDMVLLTHHLSE; encoded by the coding sequence ATGGAAAATTTCACTTTCAATATCGTTAAACCTGGAGAGAAAATTCCTTATGAACTTTTGCTGTTGGCTGATGAAACTACCGAAGCCATAGATCAGTATATTTTCAATTGTGATATTTATCTGCTTTATGATGGAGAGCACAATATTGCTGTAATGGCACTTTACAGAAACAGTAATAGTGAATTGGAAATCAAAAATATTGCGGTCATTGAAAGTTACAGAAATAAAGGGATAGGGAGAATTCTGATCAATAAAGCAAAAAGGATTGCCCTTGAAAAACTTTATCAAAAACTAACCGTTGGAACTTCAGACACTGGGTTCCAACAGATCAGATTTTATGAGAAAAACGGATTTCTAAAAACGGGAGTAAGGAAGAATTTCTTTATTGAAAATTATCCTGAACCTATCTATGAAAACGGTTTACAAATGTGTGATATGGTTCTACTTACTCATCACCTTTCGGAATAA
- a CDS encoding aldo/keto reductase, which translates to MQKKTYTGQPVVTLNNGVDIPALGFGVWQMEDLKECENAVIKAIQTGYRMIDTAAIYQNETAVGIAVKNNGVDRDELFITSKVWVQDHGYEKAKAAFQRTLNRLQMDYLDMYLIHWPYGDFLGTWKALEELYKEGKIRAIGVCNFTVEKLEELKANTTVLPVINQIELHPVFQQKELQVYDRENNIVTQPWSPLGNGNANLLSNTDLKAIADKYGKTVAQVILRWHLQEGFVVIPKSVTPSRIEENFNVFDFKLTEDEMNTVRSLDTGKRLFFDPKDPEWEQKMLNSVADI; encoded by the coding sequence ATGCAAAAGAAAACCTATACAGGGCAGCCTGTGGTAACCTTAAATAACGGAGTGGATATTCCGGCTTTAGGCTTTGGAGTATGGCAGATGGAGGACTTGAAAGAATGTGAGAATGCAGTCATCAAAGCTATTCAGACAGGATACAGAATGATAGATACTGCGGCTATTTATCAAAATGAAACAGCGGTAGGTATTGCGGTAAAAAATAATGGAGTAGACAGAGATGAACTGTTTATCACTTCAAAAGTATGGGTTCAGGACCATGGCTATGAAAAAGCAAAAGCTGCTTTCCAGAGAACATTGAACAGATTGCAGATGGATTATCTTGATATGTATCTTATTCATTGGCCTTATGGAGACTTCCTGGGAACATGGAAGGCTTTGGAGGAACTGTATAAGGAAGGAAAAATCAGAGCAATTGGGGTATGTAATTTTACCGTTGAAAAACTGGAGGAATTAAAAGCTAATACTACTGTTTTACCGGTAATTAACCAGATTGAGCTGCACCCGGTATTCCAACAGAAGGAGCTGCAGGTGTACGACAGAGAGAACAATATTGTAACACAGCCTTGGAGCCCTCTGGGAAATGGAAACGCCAATCTTTTAAGTAATACTGATTTAAAAGCTATTGCAGATAAATATGGTAAAACTGTTGCTCAGGTAATCTTAAGATGGCATTTACAGGAAGGATTTGTTGTAATTCCAAAATCTGTTACTCCGTCAAGAATTGAAGAAAACTTTAATGTATTTGATTTTAAACTGACAGAGGATGAAATGAATACTGTTCGTTCATTAGACACAGGAAAAAGATTATTTTTTGATCCGAAAGATCCGGAATGGGAGCAGAAAATGCTGAATTCGGTAGCGGATATTTAA
- a CDS encoding alpha/beta fold hydrolase — protein MKKTSLLLFVLLSVFCFAQLHKGKIDTLLTPEIGGIKQAIDIKTDDSRKPILLFLSGGPGSSMRKNADSFTNILKDKFTIVQWDQRDAGKTLELNPSPVQPSVELMGQDTYQVINFLKKELKQEKIYMLGSSWGNALGFYIVRNHPELLHAYFAVNPVVSQLESEKELLIILKDYFKEDPVASKELADVHIPFTVDEDLFYLRKWLFYKDGKQYVKSEDFKKGFLQWSKTWSPAWNEVMNIDLPETLKKIKCPIYFFVGKNDIQTSTRITTGYFEKVKAPKKDLFLFENSGHQIHKDEPEKFQNTIMEVVK, from the coding sequence ATGAAAAAAACAAGCCTTCTTCTTTTTGTGCTATTATCAGTATTTTGTTTCGCACAATTACATAAGGGAAAAATAGATACCCTGCTTACTCCGGAAATAGGAGGAATAAAACAAGCCATCGATATTAAAACAGATGATTCCCGAAAACCCATCCTTCTCTTTTTATCAGGCGGACCGGGAAGTTCAATGAGGAAAAATGCGGATTCTTTTACAAATATTTTAAAGGATAAATTTACTATTGTTCAATGGGATCAGAGAGATGCCGGAAAAACGCTGGAACTAAATCCTTCACCCGTTCAGCCTTCAGTGGAGCTTATGGGACAAGATACTTATCAGGTGATTAATTTTTTGAAAAAAGAATTAAAACAGGAAAAAATATATATGTTAGGGAGTTCCTGGGGAAATGCTTTAGGTTTTTATATTGTTAGAAATCATCCCGAACTTTTACATGCCTATTTTGCGGTAAATCCAGTTGTCAGCCAATTAGAAAGTGAGAAAGAATTGCTCATTATTTTAAAAGATTATTTTAAGGAAGATCCGGTTGCCAGTAAAGAACTGGCAGATGTACATATTCCTTTTACAGTAGATGAAGATCTGTTTTATTTAAGAAAATGGCTTTTTTATAAAGATGGAAAACAGTATGTAAAAAGTGAAGATTTCAAGAAAGGCTTTCTGCAATGGTCAAAAACATGGTCACCAGCATGGAACGAAGTTATGAATATTGATCTTCCAGAAACTTTAAAGAAAATAAAGTGTCCTATTTATTTCTTTGTCGGAAAAAATGACATCCAAACCTCCACCAGAATTACAACTGGATATTTTGAAAAAGTAAAAGCCCCTAAGAAAGACTTGTTTTTATTTGAAAATTCCGGACATCAGATTCATAAAGATGAACCGGAAAAGTTCCAGAATACAATTATGGAGGTCGTAAAATAA
- a CDS encoding LysR family transcriptional regulator, with translation MVNLEWYRTFKAIYKTGTLTGAADALFISQPGVSLHLSSLEAYVGYKLFDRTGRKMIPTERGKVLFNAVAEPITKLEDVEKNFQKSTEKHTPTISVGMCFETFQTTLEQYVSSLSFNLIISFGEYPEMLDQLDKGILDLIITPKKGSSPNIEHEAFSSEQIILVGGKDVDTAAFSKVLKTKDAEQIEEWLKKEKWYGTTGDMEHLFQFWTLNFGHKPNFRPNYIVPNLNSIIRCLKGGTGLAVIPDFLCKNEIESGDVKLVWEGKKKLENTLYFGCRKKTNYQTEIDHIKGLFRKVMSK, from the coding sequence GTGGTCAATTTAGAATGGTATCGTACTTTTAAAGCCATATATAAAACAGGAACCCTGACAGGAGCAGCCGATGCATTGTTTATTTCACAGCCAGGAGTAAGTCTGCATTTAAGTTCCCTGGAAGCTTATGTCGGCTATAAACTGTTTGACAGAACAGGGCGGAAAATGATCCCGACAGAAAGAGGAAAAGTCCTGTTTAATGCAGTTGCAGAACCTATTACCAAACTGGAAGATGTAGAGAAAAACTTTCAAAAATCTACTGAAAAACATACCCCAACAATCAGCGTAGGAATGTGTTTTGAAACTTTTCAGACGACTTTAGAACAATATGTTTCTTCGCTGTCTTTCAATCTGATTATCAGTTTCGGAGAATATCCGGAAATGCTGGATCAGCTGGATAAAGGAATCCTTGACCTTATCATCACGCCCAAAAAAGGATCTTCACCTAACATAGAACATGAAGCATTTTCTTCGGAGCAGATTATTCTTGTAGGCGGGAAAGATGTGGATACAGCAGCATTCAGTAAAGTACTTAAGACTAAAGATGCTGAGCAGATAGAAGAATGGCTGAAGAAAGAAAAATGGTATGGAACTACAGGAGATATGGAGCATCTTTTCCAATTTTGGACGTTGAATTTCGGGCATAAACCGAATTTTCGCCCCAATTATATTGTACCCAACCTGAACTCAATCATCCGTTGTCTGAAAGGAGGGACCGGGCTGGCTGTTATTCCGGACTTTTTATGTAAAAATGAAATTGAAAGCGGGGACGTCAAGCTGGTTTGGGAAGGGAAGAAAAAGCTGGAAAATACACTGTATTTCGGATGCCGAAAAAAGACGAATTATCAAACGGAAATAGACCATATCAAAGGATTATTCCGAAAGGTGATGAGTAAGTAG
- a CDS encoding UDP-N-acetylmuramate--L-alanine ligase, with protein MKTHFIAIGGSAMHNLAIALKDKGYQVTGSDDAIFEPSKSRLEKKGILPEEMGWFPEKITPDIDAVILGMHAHQDNPELARAKELGLKIYSYPEFLYEQAKNKTRVVIAGSHGKTTITSMILHVLNFHQKDVDYMVGAQLEGFDCMVKLTQDNDFMVLEGDEYLSSPIDLRSKFLLYQPNIALMSGIAWDHINVFKTFDDYIDQFRKFVASITAGGVLVYNEEDQEVVKVVENAENYFRKIPYKTPEYEINNGKVYLKTEMGDVPLSVFGAHNLLNLEGARHICHHMGIMDEDFYEAIMSFKGASKRLEKVDREDKGTLYKDFAHAPSKVKAAVKAFNEQFKGQKKHGFLELHTYSSLNPAFLEQYDHAMDGLDEAVVFYSEDALKIKRMEPISPEFIKEKFKNENLRVFTNAEDLHTYWNTLNKTDGVYLMMSSGNFGGLDLTR; from the coding sequence TTGAAAACCCACTTCATTGCTATTGGCGGAAGCGCCATGCATAATCTCGCCATTGCATTAAAAGATAAAGGATATCAGGTTACAGGTTCAGATGACGCCATTTTTGAACCTTCAAAATCGAGACTGGAGAAAAAGGGAATTTTGCCTGAGGAAATGGGTTGGTTCCCGGAAAAAATAACTCCGGATATAGACGCTGTTATTCTGGGAATGCATGCACACCAAGACAATCCTGAGTTGGCAAGAGCAAAAGAACTGGGTCTGAAAATATATTCTTATCCGGAATTTCTATACGAACAAGCCAAAAATAAAACAAGAGTGGTTATTGCGGGTTCACATGGTAAAACAACCATTACCTCAATGATTCTTCATGTCCTGAACTTCCACCAGAAAGATGTAGACTATATGGTAGGGGCGCAATTGGAAGGTTTTGACTGTATGGTAAAGCTTACTCAGGATAATGACTTTATGGTACTGGAAGGGGATGAATATCTTTCCTCTCCAATTGATCTCCGCTCCAAGTTTTTACTGTATCAGCCGAATATCGCTTTGATGAGCGGTATTGCATGGGATCATATCAATGTTTTTAAAACATTTGATGACTATATCGATCAGTTCAGAAAGTTTGTAGCAAGCATTACAGCGGGAGGAGTTCTGGTATACAATGAAGAAGATCAGGAGGTGGTAAAAGTGGTGGAAAATGCTGAAAACTATTTCAGAAAAATACCTTACAAAACCCCTGAATATGAAATCAATAATGGTAAAGTATATTTAAAAACTGAAATGGGAGATGTTCCGCTTTCTGTCTTTGGTGCACACAACCTATTAAATCTGGAAGGAGCAAGACACATCTGCCACCATATGGGTATTATGGATGAAGACTTCTATGAAGCTATTATGAGTTTCAAAGGGGCATCTAAACGTCTTGAAAAAGTAGACAGAGAAGATAAGGGAACTCTTTATAAAGATTTTGCCCACGCTCCAAGCAAGGTAAAAGCGGCAGTAAAAGCATTCAATGAGCAGTTTAAGGGACAAAAAAAGCATGGGTTCCTGGAACTTCATACTTATTCCAGCTTAAATCCTGCTTTTCTGGAGCAATACGACCATGCCATGGATGGCTTGGATGAAGCTGTGGTTTTCTATTCTGAAGATGCTTTAAAGATTAAAAGAATGGAGCCTATATCTCCTGAATTTATCAAGGAAAAATTCAAGAATGAAAATCTGAGAGTTTTCACTAATGCTGAAGATCTTCATACTTACTGGAATACTTTAAACAAGACAGATGGAGTTTATTTGATGATGAGCTCAGGAAACTTTGGCGGACTGGATCTAACCAGATAA
- a CDS encoding metallophosphoesterase family protein, whose product MIQIAVFSDVHGNLPALDSVLKDIEERGIHQKFCLGDLVDFAPWGNEVTEKIKKMNIPCLLGNHDERIAFDIPVVPLSKHSEEETNARFVAIDHSKKHITEENKKFLSELPFHLKLNYKVGKKHWNIQLVHSSLSSNDTYLYESEDDEVFENMLKDSQSDIIVMGHTHLSFKKKFENGKWAVNCGSVGRSKEENRLASYLILTIEEERISPEIVQIAYPLAETVRGIEESDIPDYYAFFLKNQKVSEI is encoded by the coding sequence ATGATACAGATTGCAGTTTTTAGTGATGTGCACGGAAATCTTCCCGCACTGGATTCGGTACTTAAGGATATAGAAGAAAGAGGAATTCATCAGAAATTCTGTTTAGGTGATCTGGTAGATTTTGCACCGTGGGGTAATGAAGTCACTGAAAAAATAAAAAAAATGAATATTCCTTGTCTCCTTGGAAATCATGACGAAAGAATTGCTTTTGATATTCCTGTAGTTCCTTTATCTAAGCATTCTGAAGAAGAAACGAATGCCAGATTTGTAGCGATTGATCATTCTAAAAAACATATTACAGAAGAGAACAAAAAATTTTTATCAGAGTTACCTTTTCATTTAAAATTAAACTATAAAGTAGGGAAGAAGCACTGGAATATTCAGCTTGTTCATTCCAGTTTATCAAGTAATGATACCTATCTTTATGAATCGGAAGATGATGAGGTTTTTGAAAATATGCTGAAAGACTCACAGTCTGATATTATTGTGATGGGGCATACTCATTTATCCTTTAAAAAAAAGTTTGAAAATGGCAAATGGGCAGTCAATTGTGGTTCTGTAGGTAGATCGAAAGAAGAAAACCGCCTGGCTTCTTACCTTATTCTTACCATAGAAGAAGAAAGAATTTCTCCTGAAATTGTACAGATAGCGTATCCTCTTGCAGAAACTGTCCGTGGAATTGAAGAAAGTGATATTCCTGATTATTATGCCTTTTTTTTAAAAAATCAAAAAGTGTCGGAGATCTAA
- a CDS encoding NAD(P)H-dependent oxidoreductase, whose protein sequence is MKKVLIINGGQNFGHSGGKYNQTIAENTLAVLKEFENVEVKITNVSEYYDKNEEVQKFVWADYIIYHTPIWWFQLPNGFKKYIDEVFTAGHAKGIYMSDGRNAENPEINYGTGGMLGGRKYMLTTSWNAPATAFTLPGEFFSERSVDDGPLFGFHRMNAFVSLEKMESFHFHDVEKNANIERDMKLYREHVKNVFEKELKQELVS, encoded by the coding sequence ATGAAAAAAGTATTAATTATCAACGGAGGACAGAATTTCGGACATTCCGGAGGAAAATATAATCAAACTATAGCAGAGAACACTTTAGCAGTTCTTAAAGAATTTGAAAATGTAGAGGTAAAGATAACGAATGTAAGTGAATACTATGACAAAAATGAAGAAGTCCAGAAATTTGTATGGGCTGATTATATCATTTATCATACCCCGATCTGGTGGTTTCAGCTTCCAAACGGATTTAAAAAATATATCGATGAAGTTTTCACAGCAGGACATGCAAAAGGAATTTATATGAGTGATGGAAGAAATGCTGAAAATCCCGAGATTAATTATGGTACAGGAGGAATGCTGGGCGGCAGAAAATATATGCTGACTACAAGCTGGAATGCTCCTGCAACAGCTTTCACGCTTCCCGGAGAATTTTTTAGCGAAAGAAGTGTAGATGATGGACCATTATTTGGATTCCATAGAATGAATGCTTTTGTTTCTCTGGAAAAGATGGAAAGCTTCCATTTCCATGATGTAGAGAAAAATGCCAATATAGAACGTGACATGAAACTTTACAGAGAACATGTAAAAAACGTATTTGAAAAAGAATTAAAACAAGAATTAGTATCATGA
- a CDS encoding type 1 glutamine amidotransferase domain-containing protein codes for MKKKILFVVTSHDKKGNTGENTGYYLGEVSHPWEVLHKAGYEIDFVSPKGGTPPVDGFDLKDPVNKEFWENKEYKDKIDHSLTPAEVNPKEYSTIFYAGGHGAMWDFADNTELAAIASKIYEDGGIVAGVCHGPAGLVNIKLNTGKYLVDGKKINAFTNEEEAEVKLTDVVPFLLENKLKERGAKFEKSGLWQNHVVTDQRLITGQNPQSAKSVGEAILKELNK; via the coding sequence ATGAAAAAGAAAATTTTGTTCGTCGTAACCAGTCATGATAAAAAAGGAAATACAGGCGAAAACACAGGATATTACCTTGGCGAAGTTTCTCACCCGTGGGAAGTTCTTCACAAAGCGGGCTATGAAATTGATTTTGTAAGTCCAAAAGGCGGAACTCCTCCTGTAGATGGGTTCGATTTGAAAGATCCTGTGAATAAGGAGTTCTGGGAAAACAAAGAATACAAAGACAAAATTGACCATTCTTTAACCCCAGCTGAAGTTAACCCGAAAGAGTATTCAACTATTTTCTATGCAGGAGGGCATGGTGCGATGTGGGATTTTGCTGATAATACAGAACTGGCGGCTATTGCTTCAAAAATCTATGAAGACGGAGGTATTGTGGCAGGTGTATGTCATGGCCCGGCAGGCTTGGTGAATATCAAACTGAATACCGGAAAATACCTCGTGGATGGTAAAAAGATCAATGCCTTTACCAATGAAGAGGAAGCTGAAGTAAAATTAACAGATGTAGTTCCTTTCTTACTGGAAAACAAGTTGAAAGAAAGAGGGGCCAAATTTGAAAAATCAGGACTATGGCAAAATCATGTGGTGACTGATCAAAGGCTGATCACAGGGCAAAATCCGCAGTCTGCAAAGAGTGTTGGAGAAGCAATATTAAAAGAGTTAAACAAATAA